The Chryseobacterium glaciei DNA window GCTCAAGATAATCTGGCAACTAACGAAGTTTTGAAAGATGATATAAAAGTTAATATCTTCCCTAATCCGACAAAAGATAATATTACTTTAAAGCTTGATTATTCTACACCGTCTATGGAGGTTACAATTACTGATATGCTAGGGAAAATCATCCATACTCAAAAATTAGAAGGACTGACAACAAAAATAAATACCAACAATCTTAAAAAAGGTGTTTATTTTTTAAACCTAATTGGAGGTAAGGAAAATGTGAGCAAAAAATTCATTAAAGAATAATTTATACTAAAAATTATTTGTTTACAATAGACCCCGTACTTCTTGTGCGGGGTTTCTTTACATATTAATTCCCTAAGTATAGTTTCTAATTCTTTACTTTTGTGAAAATTTCACCCAATATCAAATTCAATAAGAATTGCTATTTCGGAAGACTATTCCAAAATCATGGAAATTTGGGAGTCTGCCGTAAAAGCATCCTTGCTCATGACCTGTCTGAATAATCCTTTGATATGAGCAATCTCAGATTGATAACTCGTATTTTTTCTACAACCAAAATACAGTGTATTTTCTAATTTTTTTTCTCCTTCCCAAATCAGTTTTACTTCACCGTTTTCTATTTCATTTTTACATAAAAAATCGGGAATCACAGCCAATCCTTTTCCTCCTTTCAAACAACGAATGATTGAATTTAAATTAGGAACGATATAATTTGCTCTGAAATCCGGTTTATGTCCAAAATTCAAGGTCCAGAACTGGAAGAGATGCTCCATATCTCCCGTTGTTCCGTACCATTTTTCTTCCTTTAACCAACTTTCAATCTGCTCTTTATCTTTTGTTTTTAATACTTTTTTGAAACTTTCCGTATCAACATCTTTTCCGCCCACCAAAATAATCTGTTCAGATGAAAAAGCTTCATGTTGAATATTAGGAGAAATTCCCTTTTTAGGCGTAATAATCAGGTCTAAAATCCCTTTATCCAGCTGATCCAACATTTCGGGATATTCTCCAAAACTTATTATTAAATTAAAAGGCAAGGAAGAAACATATTGCTCCAAAGTGGTCTGAAAAGTTTCAAAACACATTCCCACACTTATCGTTGGCGTCGTTTTCTCTGTAGATTTCTGAAAGTTTTTCTCAACATCTTCAAGTTTAGTCAATGGATCGGAAACTGCATTGAATAATACTTTTCCTCTTTCCGTCGGATGCATTTTTCTTCCGGTTCTGTCGAATAATTTATATCCAACATATGCTTCTAATGAGCTTAAATGAAGACTCACTCCGGGTTGTGATATGAATAAAGCCTCTGCTGCTCCCGTTAATGTTCCGGTTTTGTAGATTGCTTTAAACGTTCTGTACCATTCTAAATTTACCATAATTTATTAATTTAGTGAATAGTCAATTTGTTTCGCAGTGAATTATGAAATTCTTCAGCTAAAAAAAATTGACAAGCAAAGCGAATTGACCATTTATAATTCATTTATTACTTTAATGATACAAAGTTACAAAATAATCAGAAAACTGATAGTTTTTCGTTTCTTAAAAATGAAGCATAATAATTTGGAATTTCACTCTCTTCGATTTTTTGAGCAACTTCTTCAAGCGGATATTCTAGCTGAATAATTTCAGGAGTAATATTATCTTCATCCAACGTTAAAATTACGTAGGAAGCCAATCTGTTTTCTTCTCTTGATCTACCAACGGAGCCACTATTAATCGCCCATTTACCATCAAAATATTTTTTAAAAGACAAATGAGTGTGTCCCATAATGACAACATCCGACTGAGAATCGTTTAATAAATCAATAAAAATATTATCATTTTCAGATTCATACAAATAGGTATCATTGCTTTTTAGGCTTGAATGGACTAACTGAATATTCCAATGTTTTTTTCCAATTTTATAATTTAATTTTAAGTGAAAAGGCAATTCCGACAAATACTTTTTATTCTCTTTTGTAATGTATTTTTTAGAATGATCAATCGCCAAAAATCTTGCAGCAGTTTCTTCCTCAGAATGCTTCGTTAAAGGAATTACAGGAATATCGAAAGCAATTCTTTCATCATGATTTCCCATTAAACAAGGAATATTCAGATTTTTGATCTTTTCAATCACTTCATTTCCCCACGGTGCAAAATCAACCAAATCTCCTAAACAGAATTTCTGATGAATTCCTCTTTCTTCAATATCATTTAACACTACTTCCAACGCAGGAAGATTTCCATGTACATCGCTAAAAATTGCTATCTGCATCCTATTTTATTCAAATTATTCAAACAAAATTACGTGAGAAATGTTAGAAACAGATTTAAAATCAATATGATATTTGAACATGAAATGGGAAGTTTAATTAGGTTGGAAGTTAGAAGCTGGGAGATGGAAGCCATTCCGTTTAAGATAATAACAAAGTACTTTTGAATTGTATTGAAGTTCCATTTAATTCTGTTATTGAACTTTTCGTGCTGGATAACTTCAATCTTCATGCTTCTAACTTCCAACCTAAACCATCACAATTCTGATACTTTGCTATGATTTATACTATTTTTATTATACAAAATCCCAACCTAACTTTGCAAAGTAAAATTTAAACAATCATACAACAATGAAAAAAGTATTAATCATTAACGGTGGACAAAACTTCGGACATTCTGGAGGAAAATATAATAAAACAATTGCAGACAGCACGTTGGAAGTTCTACAAAAATTTGAAAATGTAGAAGTAAAAACTACGACAATAGACGAAGGCTATAACAAAGACGAGGAAGTTCAAAAATTTGTATGGGCAGATGTTATTATTTATCACACTCCAATCTGGTGGTTCCAATTACCAAATGGATTCAAAAAATATATTGATGAAGTTTTCACTGCAGGTCATGCCAAAGGAATTTATATGAGTGACGGTAGAACTTCAGACAATCCGCAGACCAATTACGGAACGGGAGGAATGCTTGGCGGAAGAAAATACATGGTAACCACAAGCTGGAATGCACCTGAAACTGCTTTTACGCTTCCAGGAGAATTTTTCAATGAAACGAGTGTAGATAATGGACCATTATTTGGTTTCCATAGAATGAATGCCTTTGTTTCTCTAGAAAAAATGGAAAGTTTTCATTTCCATGATGTAGAAAAAAATGCAAATATCGAACGTGATATGAAAGTCTACAAAGAACATCTTACCAACATTTTTGAACAGGAATTAAAACCACAATTAGCCTAATGAAAATTTATCTTACCGCAGTAATTAAAGCAAAAGAAGAACACAGAACAGAAGTTTTGGAAGTTCTTCAAAATATGGTTTCAGAAACCAGAAAAGAAGAAGCCAACGAATTGTACACATTACATCAAGGAATTGAAGATAAAAACCACTTTATTTTCTATGAAATTTGGAAGGATCAGGAAGGTTTAACTCAACATAATCAGCAACCTTATATTCAGGCTTTTGGAGATTTGGTTGATGAAAAATTACAGGAAAAACCACAAATTTATTTAACTAACATTATTTAAATATGAAAAAATTAGCATTATTAATTCTTGCTTTATTTACGATAGGATTTGCTCAAGCTCAAACCAAAAAATCAAAAAATATGAAAAAGAAAATTTTATTTGTCATTACCAGTCATGACAAAAAAGGTGATATAGGCGAAAATACAGGATACTATCTGGGGGAAGTTTCTCATCCTTGGGAAGTTTTGCACAAAGCGGGTTACGAAATAGATTTTGTAAGTCCAAAAGGTGGAACTCCTCCCGTTGACGGATTTGATTTAAAAGATCCCGTAAACAAAGAGTTTTGGGAAAGCAAAGACAAAAGTAAAATTGACAATTCTTTGACT harbors:
- a CDS encoding LysR family transcriptional regulator; amino-acid sequence: MVNLEWYRTFKAIYKTGTLTGAAEALFISQPGVSLHLSSLEAYVGYKLFDRTGRKMHPTERGKVLFNAVSDPLTKLEDVEKNFQKSTEKTTPTISVGMCFETFQTTLEQYVSSLPFNLIISFGEYPEMLDQLDKGILDLIITPKKGISPNIQHEAFSSEQIILVGGKDVDTESFKKVLKTKDKEQIESWLKEEKWYGTTGDMEHLFQFWTLNFGHKPDFRANYIVPNLNSIIRCLKGGKGLAVIPDFLCKNEIENGEVKLIWEGEKKLENTLYFGCRKNTSYQSEIAHIKGLFRQVMSKDAFTADSQISMILE
- a CDS encoding metallophosphoesterase family protein translates to MQIAIFSDVHGNLPALEVVLNDIEERGIHQKFCLGDLVDFAPWGNEVIEKIKNLNIPCLMGNHDERIAFDIPVIPLTKHSEEETAARFLAIDHSKKYITKENKKYLSELPFHLKLNYKIGKKHWNIQLVHSSLKSNDTYLYESENDNIFIDLLNDSQSDVVIMGHTHLSFKKYFDGKWAINSGSVGRSREENRLASYVILTLDEDNITPEIIQLEYPLEEVAQKIEESEIPNYYASFLRNEKLSVF
- a CDS encoding NAD(P)H-dependent oxidoreductase, whose product is MKKVLIINGGQNFGHSGGKYNKTIADSTLEVLQKFENVEVKTTTIDEGYNKDEEVQKFVWADVIIYHTPIWWFQLPNGFKKYIDEVFTAGHAKGIYMSDGRTSDNPQTNYGTGGMLGGRKYMVTTSWNAPETAFTLPGEFFNETSVDNGPLFGFHRMNAFVSLEKMESFHFHDVEKNANIERDMKVYKEHLTNIFEQELKPQLA
- a CDS encoding putative quinol monooxygenase, which translates into the protein MKIYLTAVIKAKEEHRTEVLEVLQNMVSETRKEEANELYTLHQGIEDKNHFIFYEIWKDQEGLTQHNQQPYIQAFGDLVDEKLQEKPQIYLTNII